A window of Solanum stenotomum isolate F172 chromosome 3, ASM1918654v1, whole genome shotgun sequence contains these coding sequences:
- the LOC125858288 gene encoding serine/arginine-rich splicing factor SR34A isoform X3 translates to MSGRFSRSIYVGNLPADIKELEVEDLFYKYGRILDIELKIPPRPPCYCFVEFESSRDAEDAIRGRDGYNFDGCRLRVELAHGGRGPSSSSDRRGSYGSSSGGGGGGGRHGISRHSDYRVIIRGLPSSASWQDLKDHMRKAGDVCFAEVSRDSEGTFGLVDYTNYEDMKYAIRKLDDTEFRNPWTRTYIRVREYKGSPSRSRSRSRSRSRSRSRSRSRTPRKSRRSPARSVSRSPPPKSRSASPVKSTRSRSRSRSLSRSMSRSRSRSRSRSRSRSPSRSRSASPQQA, encoded by the exons TATGGTCGTATATTGGACATTGAGTTGAAGATCCCACCTCGTCCTCCTTGCTATTGTTTCGTGGAG TTTGAAAGTTCTCGAGATGCTGAAGATGCCATCAGGGGTAGAGATGGCTACAACTTTGATGGCTGTAGGCTGAGG GTTGAGCTTGCTCATGGAGGAAGAGGGCCATCATCTTCAAGTGATCGCCGAGGCAGTTATGGCAGCAgtagtggtggtggtggaggtggagggCGTCATGGCATTTCTCGGCATTCTGATTACCGAG TTATTATTCGAGGTCTTCCATCTTCTGCTTCTTGGCAAGATTTGAAG GATCATATGCGGAAAGCTGGGGATGTGTGCTTTGCTGAGGTTTCTCGTGACAGTGAAG GAACCTTTGGCTTGGTGGACTACACAAATTATGAAGACATGAAATATGCT ATAAGAAAACTTGATGATACTGAGTTCAGGAATCCTTGGACAAGAACCTACATCCGG GTAAGAGAATACAAGGGCAGCCCTTCAAGAAGTCGTAGCCGGAGCAGAAGCAGGAGCAGGAGCAGGAGCAGGAGCAGGAGCAGAACTCCAAGGAAGAGTAGGAG ATCACCCGCCCGTTCAGTTTCGAGATCACCACCACCAAAGTCTAGATCTGCATCTCCTGTTAAGTCGACCAGGT CCAGGTCCAGGTCCAGGTCATTGTCCAGATCAATGTCAAGGTCGAGGTCGAGGTCGAG ATCGAGATCGAGATCGAGGTCACCGTCAAGGTCCAGATCGGCATCACCACAGCAG GCATGA
- the LOC125858288 gene encoding serine/arginine-rich splicing factor SR34A isoform X14, with product MSGRFSRSIYVGNLPADIKELEVEDLFYKYGRILDIELKIPPRPPCYCFVEFESSRDAEDAIRGRDGYNFDGCRLRVELAHGGRGPSSSSDRRGSYGSSSGGGGGGGRHGISRHSDYRVIIRGLPSSASWQDLKDHMRKAGDVCFAEVSRDSEGTFGLVDYTNYEDMKYAIRKLDDTEFRNPWTRTYIRVREYKGSPSRSRSRSRSRSRSRSRSRSRTPRKSRRSPARSVSRSPPPKSRSASPVKSTRSRSRSRSLSRSMSRSRSRSRSRSPSRSRSASPQQA from the exons TATGGTCGTATATTGGACATTGAGTTGAAGATCCCACCTCGTCCTCCTTGCTATTGTTTCGTGGAG TTTGAAAGTTCTCGAGATGCTGAAGATGCCATCAGGGGTAGAGATGGCTACAACTTTGATGGCTGTAGGCTGAGG GTTGAGCTTGCTCATGGAGGAAGAGGGCCATCATCTTCAAGTGATCGCCGAGGCAGTTATGGCAGCAgtagtggtggtggtggaggtggagggCGTCATGGCATTTCTCGGCATTCTGATTACCGAG TTATTATTCGAGGTCTTCCATCTTCTGCTTCTTGGCAAGATTTGAAG GATCATATGCGGAAAGCTGGGGATGTGTGCTTTGCTGAGGTTTCTCGTGACAGTGAAG GAACCTTTGGCTTGGTGGACTACACAAATTATGAAGACATGAAATATGCT ATAAGAAAACTTGATGATACTGAGTTCAGGAATCCTTGGACAAGAACCTACATCCGG GTAAGAGAATACAAGGGCAGCCCTTCAAGAAGTCGTAGCCGGAGCAGAAGCAGGAGCAGGAGCAGGAGCAGGAGCAGGAGCAGAACTCCAAGGAAGAGTAGGAG ATCACCCGCCCGTTCAGTTTCGAGATCACCACCACCAAAGTCTAGATCTGCATCTCCTGTTAAGTCGACCAGGT CCAGGTCCAGGTCCAGGTCATTGTCCAGATCAATGTCAAGGTCGAG ATCGAGATCGAGATCGAGGTCACCGTCAAGGTCCAGATCGGCATCACCACAGCAG GCATGA
- the LOC125858288 gene encoding serine/arginine-rich splicing factor SR34A isoform X2, with translation MSGRFSRSIYVGNLPADIKELEVEDLFYKYGRILDIELKIPPRPPCYCFVEFESSRDAEDAIRGRDGYNFDGCRLRVELAHGGRGPSSSSDRRGSYGSSSGGGGGGGRHGISRHSDYRVIIRGLPSSASWQDLKDHMRKAGDVCFAEVSRDSEGTFGLVDYTNYEDMKYAIRKLDDTEFRNPWTRTYIRVREYKGSPSRSRSRSRSRSRSRSRSRSRTPRKSRRSPARSVSRSPPPKSRSASPVKSTRSRSRSRSLSRSMSRSRSRSRSRSRSRSRSPSRSRSASPQQA, from the exons TATGGTCGTATATTGGACATTGAGTTGAAGATCCCACCTCGTCCTCCTTGCTATTGTTTCGTGGAG TTTGAAAGTTCTCGAGATGCTGAAGATGCCATCAGGGGTAGAGATGGCTACAACTTTGATGGCTGTAGGCTGAGG GTTGAGCTTGCTCATGGAGGAAGAGGGCCATCATCTTCAAGTGATCGCCGAGGCAGTTATGGCAGCAgtagtggtggtggtggaggtggagggCGTCATGGCATTTCTCGGCATTCTGATTACCGAG TTATTATTCGAGGTCTTCCATCTTCTGCTTCTTGGCAAGATTTGAAG GATCATATGCGGAAAGCTGGGGATGTGTGCTTTGCTGAGGTTTCTCGTGACAGTGAAG GAACCTTTGGCTTGGTGGACTACACAAATTATGAAGACATGAAATATGCT ATAAGAAAACTTGATGATACTGAGTTCAGGAATCCTTGGACAAGAACCTACATCCGG GTAAGAGAATACAAGGGCAGCCCTTCAAGAAGTCGTAGCCGGAGCAGAAGCAGGAGCAGGAGCAGGAGCAGGAGCAGGAGCAGAACTCCAAGGAAGAGTAGGAG ATCACCCGCCCGTTCAGTTTCGAGATCACCACCACCAAAGTCTAGATCTGCATCTCCTGTTAAGTCGACCAGGT CCAGGTCCAGGTCCAGGTCATTGTCCAGATCAATGTCAAGGTCGAGGTCGAGGTCGAG ATCGAGATCGAGATCGAGATCGAGGTCACCGTCAAGGTCCAGATCGGCATCACCACAGCAG GCATGA
- the LOC125858288 gene encoding serine/arginine-rich splicing factor SR34A isoform X8, which produces MSGRFSRSIYVGNLPADIKELEVEDLFYKYGRILDIELKIPPRPPCYCFVEFESSRDAEDAIRGRDGYNFDGCRLRVELAHGGRGPSSSSDRRGSYGSSSGGGGGGGRHGISRHSDYRVIIRGLPSSASWQDLKDHMRKAGDVCFAEVSRDSEGTFGLVDYTNYEDMKYAIRKLDDTEFRNPWTRTYIRVREYKGSPSRSRSRSRSRSRSRSRSRSRTPRKSRRSPARSVSRSPPPKSRSASPVKSTRSRSRSRSLSRSMSRSRSRSRSRSRSPSRSRSASPQQA; this is translated from the exons TATGGTCGTATATTGGACATTGAGTTGAAGATCCCACCTCGTCCTCCTTGCTATTGTTTCGTGGAG TTTGAAAGTTCTCGAGATGCTGAAGATGCCATCAGGGGTAGAGATGGCTACAACTTTGATGGCTGTAGGCTGAGG GTTGAGCTTGCTCATGGAGGAAGAGGGCCATCATCTTCAAGTGATCGCCGAGGCAGTTATGGCAGCAgtagtggtggtggtggaggtggagggCGTCATGGCATTTCTCGGCATTCTGATTACCGAG TTATTATTCGAGGTCTTCCATCTTCTGCTTCTTGGCAAGATTTGAAG GATCATATGCGGAAAGCTGGGGATGTGTGCTTTGCTGAGGTTTCTCGTGACAGTGAAG GAACCTTTGGCTTGGTGGACTACACAAATTATGAAGACATGAAATATGCT ATAAGAAAACTTGATGATACTGAGTTCAGGAATCCTTGGACAAGAACCTACATCCGG GTAAGAGAATACAAGGGCAGCCCTTCAAGAAGTCGTAGCCGGAGCAGAAGCAGGAGCAGGAGCAGGAGCAGGAGCAGGAGCAGAACTCCAAGGAAGAGTAGGAG ATCACCCGCCCGTTCAGTTTCGAGATCACCACCACCAAAGTCTAGATCTGCATCTCCTGTTAAGTCGACCAGGT CCAGGTCCAGGTCCAGGTCATTGTCCAGATCAATGTCAAGGTCGAGGTCGAG ATCGAGATCGAGATCGAGGTCACCGTCAAGGTCCAGATCGGCATCACCACAGCAG GCATGA
- the LOC125858288 gene encoding serine/arginine-rich splicing factor SR34A isoform X1, whose amino-acid sequence MSGRFSRSIYVGNLPADIKELEVEDLFYKYGRILDIELKIPPRPPCYCFVEFESSRDAEDAIRGRDGYNFDGCRLRVELAHGGRGPSSSSDRRGSYGSSSGGGGGGGRHGISRHSDYRVIIRGLPSSASWQDLKDHMRKAGDVCFAEVSRDSEGTFGLVDYTNYEDMKYAIRKLDDTEFRNPWTRTYIRVREYKGSPSRSRSRSRSRSRSRSRSRSRTPRKSRRSPARSVSRSPPPKSRSASPVKSTRSRSRSRSLSRSMSRSRSRSRSRSRSRSRSPSRSRSASPQQA is encoded by the exons TATGGTCGTATATTGGACATTGAGTTGAAGATCCCACCTCGTCCTCCTTGCTATTGTTTCGTGGAG TTTGAAAGTTCTCGAGATGCTGAAGATGCCATCAGGGGTAGAGATGGCTACAACTTTGATGGCTGTAGGCTGAGG GTTGAGCTTGCTCATGGAGGAAGAGGGCCATCATCTTCAAGTGATCGCCGAGGCAGTTATGGCAGCAgtagtggtggtggtggaggtggagggCGTCATGGCATTTCTCGGCATTCTGATTACCGAG TTATTATTCGAGGTCTTCCATCTTCTGCTTCTTGGCAAGATTTGAAG GATCATATGCGGAAAGCTGGGGATGTGTGCTTTGCTGAGGTTTCTCGTGACAGTGAAG GAACCTTTGGCTTGGTGGACTACACAAATTATGAAGACATGAAATATGCT ATAAGAAAACTTGATGATACTGAGTTCAGGAATCCTTGGACAAGAACCTACATCCGG GTAAGAGAATACAAGGGCAGCCCTTCAAGAAGTCGTAGCCGGAGCAGAAGCAGGAGCAGGAGCAGGAGCAGGAGCAGGAGCAGAACTCCAAGGAAGAGTAGGAG ATCACCCGCCCGTTCAGTTTCGAGATCACCACCACCAAAGTCTAGATCTGCATCTCCTGTTAAGTCGACCAGGT CCAGGTCCAGGTCCAGGTCATTGTCCAGATCAATGTCAAGGTCGAGGTCGAGGTCGAGGTCGAG ATCGAGATCGAGATCGAGGTCACCGTCAAGGTCCAGATCGGCATCACCACAGCAG GCATGA